The proteins below come from a single Magallana gigas chromosome 10, xbMagGiga1.1, whole genome shotgun sequence genomic window:
- the LOC136272002 gene encoding uncharacterized protein → MASSSNPVDINNANLAELKSIPNIGEKRAGAIVKLRDERGSLSLEDLKTMSTVPNTIWDPLVSEGVIVFRERVKQQEKTQLNVEDLSSQVSKLQAEILRQAKDIERRDIQIAQSEKDITARQKQLDSLEKTLTLEHEERLNKLQQKFQTELENTKSHYEKTISKTMTVKDDELALMKQRLVDQDSKWINKMQQLENKLKQLEDEKINREVDKLAPHGVYWKSSTNPTGFADTLQSKGPSPPKMSTFDGKNDWKPFFTQFNHISSRYKWSEEQKLDKLIECLRDKALKYFSSRPISDQKSFKKLSAKLDERFGKKDLPHIIRRQLQDVKQGSEETVEEFADKVLEMTTDGYPDTPEDCRQTVAIDAFLRGCYNKQAALIAMDKNPLTLDMATQYMKTAVTNQKLILGVRKSETRRVKFESSESESEDDDENISKIRAVYDTKQASNHFTDQTRLSKLESRVKRIEEDNREMKNNIHDILQILRTNRSRSNSRENTRMFRSPSSSPRKQACFKCDQEGHFARECPISKSSSTQ, encoded by the coding sequence ATGGCGAGTAGTTCAAACCCTGTAGACATAAACAATGCCAATTTGGcagaattaaaatcaattccAAACATTGGAGAAAAAAGGGCTGGGGCTATTGTTAAGTTGAGAGATGAGAGGGGCTCTTTGTCATTAGAAGACCTAAAAACAATGTCAACAGTTCCAAACACAATCTGGGATCCCCTTGTGAGTGAGGGTGTGATTGTTTTCAGAGAGAGAGTGAAACAACAAGAAAAAACACAGTTGAATGTTGAAGATCTGTCAAGTCAAGTATCTAAGTTACAAGCAGAAATTCTCAGACAAGCAAAAGACATAGAAAGAAGGGACATTCAAATTGCACAATCTGAAAAAGACATTACTGCTAGACAAAAACAATTAGATTCTTTAGAAAAGACTTTGACATTAGAACATGAAGAACGACTGaataaattacaacaaaaatttcaaacagaaTTAGAAAACACAAAATCTCATTATGAAAAGACAATTAGTAAAACAATGACTGTTAAGGACGATGAACTTGCACTCATGAAGCAAAGACTAGTTGACCAAGACAGTAAGTGGATAAACAAAATGCAACAGTTAGAAAATAAGCTAAAACAACTCGAAGATGAAAAGATCAACAGGGAAGTCGACAAGCTGGCACCACATGGGGTGTATTGGAAATCATCAACAAACCCAACTGGATTTGCAGATACGCTTCAGTCAAAGGGTCCTAGTCCAccaaagatgtcaacatttgaCGGAAAAAATGACTGGAAACCTTTCTTCACACAGTTCAACCACATTTCATCCCGGTATAAATGGTCCGAAGAACAAAAGCTGGACAAATTGATTGAATGCCTCAGAGACAAAGCTTTGAAATATTTCAGCTCTAGACCAATTTCAGACCAGAAAAGTTTCAAAAAGCTGAGTGCAAAGCTTGATGAACGGTTTGGGAAAAAAGACCTTCCCCACATTATCAGACGACAACTGCAAGATGTCAAACAAGGTTCTGAGGAGACAGTTGAAGAGTTTGCAGACAAAgttctagagatgaccactgATGGATACCCAGACACACCAGAAGACTGCCGCCAAACCGTGGCCATAGATGCGTTCTTGAGAGGTTGTTACAACAAACAAGCTGCCCTCATTGCCATGGACAAGAACCCACTTACACTAGATATGGCAACACAATACATGAAAACTGCAGTCACAAACCAAAAACTAATACTAGGTGTGAGAAAGTCTGAGACAAGAAGGGTGAAGTTTGAGAGTTCTGAAAGTGAGAGTGAGGATGATGATGAAAACATAAGCAAAATTAGGGCTGTTTACGATACAAAACAAGCATCAAATCATTTCACAGATCAGACAAGACTCTCCAAATTAGAATCAAGGGTCAAAAGAATTGAAGAAGATAATcgggaaatgaaaaacaatattcatgATATTCTTCAAATTCTTAGAACAAACAGGTCAAGATCAAACAGTAGAGAAAATACAAGAATGTTTAGATCTCCTTCTAGCAGTCCTAGAAAACAAGCTTGTTTTAAGTGTGACCAAGAAGGGCACTTTGCGAGAGAATGCCCTATCAGTAAAAGTAGTAGTACACAATAA
- the LOC117683833 gene encoding B-box type zinc finger protein ncl-1, which translates to MDPHNRAEDVLLCHLCEASVSFLYCNINNVHRCKDCVGEHPVYFTKGYSTAFFQKRGSTAKCLKHNAKICELYCKYCDILICVQCAYSKEHQGHTFVDIVRDLEEQKYVLENDLQELEKSIFPKFQEIESFIKVQKADLNENSQKLTTAIDKTGKDLYSEIDVIIEKLKSNLNEIDSRNLAVLDKYEQEITHNISEITESIADLKELLKSNDINIVSSYKSRNALFRKLPPKPSVTLPGFTPCKINKEHISQQFGSLSELFNRTEENDYTIDVPGAEYSPPGRIFLDVPQIITEINTGYKNIFSVACLSDEDLWICGNGNGNGNVLKLYNLQRGLVRSYPTKSGLLINGNAITSNGDPVFIDYCGKTVNLVKNSQRHTIIKQKGWIPLSVCSTSSDDLLVVLASDDIKQETKVVRYFDLTEKQSIQYTDKGKPLYSSGGCSKCINENRNLDICVSDWRAPAVVVVNQAGKLRFTYNGPPFPTMESFDPQGITTDSQSRILIADCKNHYIHILDQDGQFLQFIDNYELLRPVGLCVDTNDNLFVGESCTGKLKKIQYYL; encoded by the coding sequence ATGGACCCTCACAATAGGGCCGAAGATGTGTTACTGTGTCATTTATGTGAAGCTTCGGTTTCCTTTTTATACTGTAACATTAACAACGTACATCGGTGTAAAGACTGTGTTGGAGAACATCCCGTTTATTTCACAAAAGGTTATTCAACGGCGTTCTTTCAAAAGCGCGGATCTACTGCTAAATGTCTAAAGCATAACGcaaaaatatgtgaactttACTGTAAATATTGCGATATTCTTATCTGTGTGCAGTGTGCCTATTCTAAAGAACACCAAGGGCATACATTTGTTGACATAGTGAGAGATCTAGAAGAACAGAAATACGTTTTAGAGAACGATTTACAAGAattagaaaaatcaatttttcctAAATTCCAAGAAATTGAATCATTTATCAAAGTGCAGAAAGCTGATTTGAATGAAAACTCACAGAAATTGACAACAGCTATCGACAAAACTGGAAAAGATTTGTACAGCGAAATTGACGTCATTATCGAGAAACTAAAATCAAATCTGAATGAAATAGACTCCAGGAACCTTGCTGTCCTAGACAAATATGAACAAGAAATTACACACaatatttctgaaatcacaGAGAGTATTGCTGATCTGAAGGAATTATTGAaatcaaatgatataaatattgtatcttCTTACAAATCAAGGAATGCTCTATTTAGAAAATTGCCTCCTAAACCGTCGGTTACCTTACCAGGTTTCACTCCTTGtaagatcaacaaagaacatATATCTCAACAGTTTGGTTCCCTGTCAGAGTTATTTAACAGAACAGAAGAAAATGATTACACAATCGATGTACCTGGTGCTGAGTACTCCCCCCCAGGCAGAATATTTTTAGATGTACCACAGATTATCACAGAAATAAATACTGggtataaaaacatatttagtgtcgcctgtctgagtgatgaagATCTATGGATATGTGGTAACGGCAACGGCAACGGCAACGTTTTGAAACTGTACAACCTCCAGAGAGGGCTAGTAAGGTCATACCCGACCAAGTCAGGATTACTTATAAATGGCAATGCAATTACCAGTAATGGAGACCCAGTTTTCATTGATTATTGTGGTAAAACGGTAAACCTAGTAAAGAATTCACAAAGACATACAATAATCAAACAAAAGGGATGGATACCTCTCAGTGTATGTAGTACCTCATCCGACGATCTTCTCGTTGTATTGGCAAGTGATGATATTAAACAagaaacaaaagttgtgcgttacttTGACTTAACAGAAAAGcaaagtattcagtacactgacaaAGGAAAACCTCTGTATTCATCTGGTGGTTGTTCTAAATGCATCAATGAGAACAGGAATCTAGACATATGTGTATCTGACTGGAGAGCCcctgcagtagtggtggtcaatcaggccgggaaacttcGCTTTACCTACAATGGTCCTCCTTTTCCTACCATGGAATCATTTGATCCACAGGGCATTACtacagacagtcagagtcggATCCTGATAGCAGACTGTAAAAATCACTATATCCACATcttggatcaggacggacagttcctgcAATTTATTGACAACTATGAATTGTTGCGTCCAGTTGgattatgtgtggacaccaatGACAACCTCTTTGTCGGTGAGTCTTGCACAGGTAAACtgaagaaaattcaatattacttGTAA